The sequence below is a genomic window from Anas platyrhynchos isolate ZD024472 breed Pekin duck chromosome 20, IASCAAS_PekinDuck_T2T, whole genome shotgun sequence.
ctcactgccctcattGTCAAACCGAGACAGCAAAATCTCAAATTCAGCTCAAACATCTTCTGGGGGTTCTCTCACCCACTTCCCCTCCTTTGCATTCATGGTTTGAGATCCCAGAACACTGACAGCACTTGCTTACCTGGGAGAGCAACACCAGCAGGGCAGTTTAGCCGATAAGGTGGTCAGTTTGGAGGTGTGTTGTCTCCCATGACCACAAGGAAAGAAGTGGGGCGAGAGCTCCATGTGATCCATCAGATGAGGTTTCTGGATCGCCTGATCACCCTCACTGTGCCTGTTCAGTATCCTCGGGCCAGAAGCTGTGCAAGTCAGCTGAATTTGAAGCTTGAGTAATTCCAGGCTGATTAAACAAGCTGGCTCCAGACAGTCcaggtttttttcctccagaacgTACTGAAATGCAAGGATGTAGCCCAAACCATGGGATGTCTCTTAAAAGATTGCCTGGCACAATGCCCGTGCTTATACCACTGGCTCGAAACACAACTAGCAAGATTTCCacggctgaaagagaagaaattgcGAAGCCAAGGTGATCAGTTAGTGCAAACAGCAACACCACAGGGCTCCTTTTGTGCAAATGTTGGggctttgcatttttattaacattttttttttcttcacatggtTTACAGCCATTTAAAGTTTATAATCTACAGAAATTGAAacagaacacaaacaaaaatatatccTTAACAACTTCTGAAAGTCAAATATTAATTAACAGTTCTATTCTACCTGTAGCTGCAGAAGTCCACCCCCCCTGCCTTTCCTTCCTGCAGGAACAAACAAAAGCCCGTCACAGGGATTTGGCCGCAGCCTgttgtgctggggctgtgcgGCGCGGGCCTGCAGCCACCGTCACGCGGGGGGGATTTTGGCTGTACAGAGTCTCCATCTGGAATGACACTACGGTGGACAGAGACTTGGACACACGTAACAACTCGGACACACACAGGGATCCGCTGTGCAGTCAGATCTTAACGCTCGGCCTCCTTACTGGGTCCAGGGCCAAGACAGACGCCTGGTTCTTTTCTGCGCTGCTGTTTCCCTTCTGGTTAGCTGGTAGTCGAGAGGAGCAGGGTCTGGAGTGTGAGCCCTTTAGAGGGGGACTGAAAGGCTTCCCCTCGGGTAGTTGCTTTGCTGGTggggggctggcagctgctgccttccccGGGGAGGTGGGCTTAGGACATACCTGGAGCATCGGCCGGGCTTTACCTGGACCAGTCTGCTGGTCGGGGGGGGAAAGGCAACGCTGCCGGCAGCAGGGACACGCTTGGTCACTTCTCATCATCTCCCTTTGGCACAGGAGCGCACCGGGCCAACGCAATCGAGGAGGGGGCTTTTCCCCCACGAGAACACAGACTCGGCTCACAGAGCCAAAGGTTTTGTGTCCCAGCAGGTACCGGCAGCTCCCCGGCAGCGTGGGAGGGCAGGGGACGGAGCCAGGCGCTGGGGGGCAGCCGGGGCACAGCCTCGAGCACCCTGCCACGAGACACAGCACGGCCACTCCGGCTGTCAGCCTGGGGTCAAGAGCTGGAGCCATCCAACAACTTAGCGAGAGCACTTCTGCCTCCGGTAGCAAGGGCCAGGCCAAACAGAGCCCACCGGGGCTTTCCTCCCCCATCCCTGAGCCAAGGAGGGAAACAAAACCTCCCCGTTCTCGTTCTcgtggctgcagcaggagtgCTGCTGCCCCGGGGTGCCGCACGTGGCATgcccaggaggcagcagccaggtggCAGTGCTTGGCTGGAAGGGGCACGCAGGGAGATAAGGCAGGGACACAGATGTACAGACACAGCAGGGCAACGCTCCGGTCTCTTGCTTGGCAAGAACAAGGCCGAGAGCCTGGTGAGGAAACGGGAGCTGACCCCATAGCCCACGGCTCTGCAGTCGGCCTGCCACGCTTCCAGACAGGCACAGTGCCTCATCCCAGCAGGTTACACCCCAAAACACTGCGTGGCAATGCCAAGCAGCGAGGGGAGCGACCCCCCTGCTGCACCCACACAGGCAAAGCGCGGGGTAAGAGCGCCCGAAGGAGGGGACTGGCCTGAAAGCGCCCGGCAGCAACATGGCGAGGAGGCAGGGGCACCCTGCTCCCGGGTGGATCCAGGCAGCGAGGCAAAGCGGGGCAGGTCGTGGCTGTCAGGGAGAAATCCGCGAGCTCCCAGCCTCCCAGCGAGGAGCGTGCAAGCAGGGACAGCATCCGGGCAgccaggggatgctgcaggctTCGAGCGGGGCAAGGCGAGGGGCGCCGGGCGGGAAGGAGTCCAGGAGAAAACGAGCCAAAAGGGGGAAGCCTGTGTCCACAGCCCTTGTCAGTCACTACCTCTTCCGTTGAACAAATATACAGAAAACAATTCTTGAACACGAGAAGGGACATAAGACACGACTACTTTACAGAGCGGCACGGCGCCTGGGGCGGGACCGGGCCGTCGGTACGGGATTGTACAGGAGCTGCAGGCGGCACCGTCCTGGGGCCAGGCCGATCTCCCCGGGGGCCGCGATCCGGTCCATGGCCCCCAGCGGGGAGCTGGGAGTGTTTGGAGCTGGTGCCTCCTCCCTGCAGGCTACACGTCCGTGGAGAAGTAAAGTGTGTTGCGCTTCAGCTCAGTGAAGGAGATGGGAGGATGCTGCAGGTAGTAGAGGAGGACCTGGACCTGCGGCAGGCAAATTGGGGGAGGGTTAGGGCCGGACAGGGGGGAGCTGCCAGGTGCCAGCTTGCCCCGTGCAGCCACCTCCAGCAAGCAGGGACGAGTCCACCCGCACAGGTTGGTGAAACCCTCTGGGTGCTGGCATGGGCTGGGTCCAGGCCCCACCAGCTCGGCTCTCACCTGGGCCATCACGTCGTGGGACCAGATGTCGGAGGCCAGGGTGAGGTGTCCTTTGCTCTCCCCCTCCGAGGGTCTCAGCAGTGTCGGCCCAAAAACCGTGGCCAGGTTGTGGAGGGACATTTTGTTGATGGGTTCCTTTTCCGCTACCCTGGGGGATAAGAGGAAAGCCACAAACGTGAGCTCCCAACACCTCCACCCGGAGCAGCGCAGCCGCTGGGTGCCACGGGAGGGACAAACGCTGACctccccctgccaccccccagccccaccaggacggctctggctgcagcagccccctgtGGCCCCCACAGAcccaggggcagggcagggagctctGCCCCCTTCACGGCCTCcgcaggagctgctgggcctGGCTGGGAGCCCTGGGTGTGATGTGGCAGCGACCGAGCCCTGGCTTGCTTGAGAGCTGCAGAGCCTccgccctgccccagcccctgcagggtATGGGGGGCTCTGCACCGGCTCCCTGACCCCGTGGGACCCCAAAGAGCCCCCAACAAGGGAGCAGAGCCATGACAACACCGTGTTTGCAGGCGACCGCGCTCCCCGGCTGAGCCCCGGCCAGGGGAGCAGATGTGGGAACTGGCTGTGCCCAGTTCTCAGGGTGGAAATGGATTTTCCTTCCCCAGTCCCAGCAGCAAtcactttttctgtttgcttttagccaaagcagagagaaacacGTCACGATGCGAGTAACACGAgccgccagccccgctcccaACCTCATGGCACGCTCTGGCAGGGCCCTGAGTGCCACACTGCGgtcctgccaccagccctgTGCCCACTGCAGGTTTTGGGGGCCCCTGcgctgcccttccccagcttcgtggctctcccagctgcaaaaGGAGCCAGGAGCAGCTGAAATGGAGCGGGCACAGGAGCTACAGCTGCTGCCATGATGGGGAGCTGCACGGTGCTGCTCTCACCATGGGACGAATGGCACGAGGTGCTGAGCACAACTTTGGGacatttctgcagagctgaacacccccagggctcGGCTGCCAGCTGCAGAAAAGTTGCAGGGATCAGAGCAATGTgccgggcaggggctgctcctgcactgGTCGGGGGGCACAGCGCTCAGTTTTCCTGCTAAGAGGGCACCGCACGGTCCCAAATTGATTCCCCGCCCCGTGCTGAGGCCAGCTGGTCCCCACGGGGAGCTCATCCAAGCAGCTGCACGCAGGCAAAGGCAGCCAAGAGCTGCCTCGTGCCAAAGGATGCGTGCTCCCTGCAGAGCGGAGCTGTGCAAAGggctctgtgctctgcagggtccccgctgccaccaccaccactgacCCCAGGCCTCCGGGGGCTGCTCTGTGTCACAGAACAGCTCCAGGATCCCACAGATCCCCCGGTGAACGCACCAGAGCCCAGGGAGGCAGAGTTGGGCTCAGCCCTGAGGCTGCACCCTCTGGAGGAGCCGGGAGAAGGGAAAGACCACTGCAAGCTgcccaaatcccaaatcccaaatcccaccctgctctgcaccagcaCCTGGTGAGGGACCAGCCACGGCCACGGGGTGTCGAGGGCACCCtgggaggcaggcagcagctccccccatgCTCGTGGCCCACCCCCAGGCAAAGCAGTGAGATGGATGCAGTCCCcctcgccctgccctgcccacccGTTACCTTTTCAAGTGCTCcagcaggaagaggaaggtgaTGAGGTTGGGGTCAGGCAGCGAGCGGAGAAGGTGCATCATGCAGTTCTCCTTGGCAGCAGGATCCGAGAGGGCTGGAGGCGAGGAGAGAGAGGGCTCAGGGCAGGGACCAAGCCCTACATGAGTGGGACAGCAGGGAGGAAGGTGCTGGCAGCGTGGCCAGACCCCTTCCTGGTCCCCAGGCCCTTACCGATGCCCTCCATGAAGGCGGGGTACAGTCTGTCAGTGAGGAGGGGCTCGGGCAGCTCCCGGAAATACAGCTTGAGCGTGCCGGCGATGGCATTGATGTCCATGTCACTCAGCATCACCAGGATGTCCTTGTTATCTGTCCAGAGAGCAGCCCCGTGTGACACCTCCTGTTTACCAACACCCCAAGCAGCACAGTCCCCAGCCCCGGCGCACCACCGAGGGCCCCTCTGGATGTGGTAGCCCCAGGAAGGGGATCTGGGGACCCCCGTGAGCATTCATCCAGCTCCTGACCCTCCCGATGGCAGCGGGAGCGGGCAGTTTGGCCacggcagggctgggcagcGGGCCGCGGAACAATTTGCAAATCCATCTGCAACCTTGCCCTGACTCAGTGTCTCCCTGGGAGCCGGCCAGGCGCGGAGGCAGATCCGAGCCATCGGCACACAAACACCACCGAAAATAGGTCAGGGCAAAGCGGGGCTGTGGGGCTCCCTTGCGGGGGCTCAGGGCCAGGGCTGCCTGTGCCCCACACAGGACTGGGCAGCAATCCCTGTGGCACCAGCTCTGAGCTtttacctcctcctccccagcccctccagcacccaccCGTGCACCTCGCACGCGGCGCAGTGCCACGGGCACCCCCCGGGCTTGCAGCACCAGGGGGGTGCTCAGTGCCCGCGGAGGGGACAAGCGGCCGTCACTCACTCGCATCGAAGACAGCCTTCAAGGCCTGGATGTCCGTGGCGACGCCAGAGATCCTGTAGATGCCGACCTCCTCGATGCCCCTCTTCTCCACCTCCTCGATGCACTGGCGCACGATGTAAGGCACCTTGGAGCGCTCACGCCTGGCTCGGAAAGCAGAGGTGTCAGCGGTGATTTTTGGGGTCCCACCAGCCCTGAGACGGGGCAGGATCCACGTGCAGGGCGGAAGGAATGGGGGAGGTCCCCCGcgtccccaaaccccacagcccgcagggacagggagggagcagccacccccagccccgcacgCACTTGGTGACGACGCTGATTTTGACTCCGAAGACGCCAGTCTGCTTTTTGGACGGCGTCCTCTTCAGGCTCATGTCTCTGCTCGTGAACTTCATGGAGAACTCCACCTTGATCTGTGGGGACATCCTGGCTGTCACCTCAGCGTCACACGGGGGTACGGCCCCACAGTGAACCCAAAGCTCAGCTGGAGGAACCAGCAAGCCCACCCCGCCGCCCCCCAGGGAAGGGGTTTTGTGCCCTGCTTACCCCGTTCATCTCAATCACGTCCATGTGCCAGTTCTTGGTCTGCACGGCCTGCGGGTCCAGCTGCGGGGAGAGACAACACATTGGGGTTGGACACCAGCGGGGACAGTCTGGGGTCCCTTGGGTTGGGCGCTGGACCCGGTGGGATCAGTCCCCCCGAGCCCCCAGCTGAACACACACCCCAGCAGAAAGAAATTTCCAAGAATCGGGACTATTTCTGGAGGCAGATTGATGGAACAGAACTAGGGCAGTGTTTtccatgcagaaaaaaacaacatctcCCAATAGCCAAGGCTATTTATAACCCCTGGGAATGACGGGCTCTGCTATTTCTGGCTTTCGGGCTAGCAGGGGACTCGGTGACGCTTCCCCAGGGCCACAGCGAGGTTCTGGCGTTCCCAAGGCCCCACCACTCATGGCAGCGAGGTGGCACAGAGCTGTCCCCAATCCTTGGAGACACAGGACCGGGGCAGAGAGGACAGCAGCGACCCCAGTCCCAAGAGGGGACGGAGATCGGGGACCTCAGCCCCAGGGATAGGATGATGAGGATGCAGCACTGGGACGCGGAAGGCTGGCACCAGCTCACCCTACTGCGGGGCTGTTGGGGTCCGCTCCCACCCGAGGGCACGGGGGCTCTGCCACAGCATCCAGCCCTCGCTCCAGCTGCTTTCTGGGGCTTTTTGGTCCCCAGCTGGTGCCATcgatccggccccatcgatccTCGTAATGCACGGGGCAGCGCCTGGCACTAATGTCCCCTCGGGGAAGGGGATGGGACGTGGAGCTGgcgggggtcccggggctgcgAGCGCGCAGCTGCCAGGCGAGGCTCGTGCCACGTGCACGGGGTCACTGCTCAAGGACATGGGAGTTTCCTTTAGCAGCTGCTGGCTTGGGAGATGCTTGGGGTGAGCACAAAGATCTCTCGTGTCCCCTCCTGCACACCAACACCCAAATTGCCCTGGCTccaggcacagccccagcaccacgGCATGGCCTGAGCTGAGCCTCgggcagcaggaagaggggaTGTGGAGCTCAGCCAGGGGACATCAGGCTGAGGACAAACAGGTCCCACAGTTGTCACAAACACTACCTGGGCTGGTCCATCCGAGATGGCCAGACCCTGCCCAGCACCCGGCTGCTGACCCCAGCACCATTCCCACGAGGCCGGGCAGCTCCTCCACCCCCCACTGCCACGTGAGGTGCTGTGGTTTCCAGCAATGTCTCCAGACGCCGATCCCCTCCCCGGCGCCCCAGCACGGGGGAGCCCTGGGGACCACCGTGACGCCTTCACCCCGCCAGCCCCACGGCTGCTGGGGACAGAgcggggagaaggaggaggaggaagaggaggaggaaggctgcagctgccccaggcTCTCAAGGGGCCCCACAGCAGGTTTGGATGCAAGGATCACGAGGCTGCAGCTGGACCCTGGCcaaccccagccctgccaccgaagcccctcgtgtcccccccaccAGTGCCAGTCCCCTCCTGCAGCGCCCGATGATGCCACCACAGCCACTGCCATGCCctgtgcagcagcagtggggctCTGGCCGGGTCCCCAAGGGCTTTCACCCCTTTTCCACACACAGCCACGTCCCCCTCGTGGCACCGAAGCAGAAGCTGCCTTGtcaccacagccccagcagcgaGGAGCAAAGCGCCCAGCCCCAGGCACGGCAGCGAAGCCGTTCGTTCCCCAGCCAGGTTGGGAGCCGTGGGCCTCCCCCTCCACGGCACGAGTTTAATTGGAAACACCACACATCttccccagccccgtcccgcGGGTCCCCCGTCTCCGATGGCCCTGGCAGCGCACATCTGGAAGGGCTTTAGCAGGCTCCGAACAAAGCCCTAATAAAAGCCAGGTTGGCTGCCACGAGCACAGCGCGTTCCCCCAGCCGcaccgcgccccccccccccaaactttTGTCACTGCCCCAAATTTGAGCTGGCTCAGCTGGCGTCACCCagctcccctgcagctggggacggtccccacggagcagtgggctCTGAGCTGGCCCTGGTGCTCTCCAAACCCTGCCCGCAGCCACTGCCACGTCCCCACGGGACACAGCTCCGTGTGGGAGGACGGATGGGAGCATCTGCCCACGGCGCCAGAGGCACCTCCTGCCCACATGGCGCTGGCAAACACCCAGGCTCAGCTACTGCCACTGTCACCATCTCCTCCCCCTGCACCACGGGGAGCTGCCACGCTCCAGCACGGCCCAGGGACGGCCCCTAGCTGGTGGGGAGGACggcacccccagctctgggACGCAGACGCTCACCTTCAACCTCTTCTCCCACGTTACCTGAAGGTGTTTGCTTGCACGAGGCCCCTTGTCACAGAGAGagaggtggcagcagggcaggcaaCGAGCAGTCCCACAGGGCTGCGTGTGTCCTGGGGGCTCTGGTGGCAGAGGAGCCCTCGCAGTGTGGCCCTAGGGGCCCCGAATGCCGGGATGCTGCTGGGCACATCCCTGCCTCGCACCTCTCACCCATGAGGTCACCCGATGCATCAGCCCGGGGTGAAGCCATCCTGAGCAAAGCGGTGACTCAGCCGGCGTGGCTCTCCCCCTGTGTCACCCTGGGAGTGGGATCCCATGGGATCTGCTACAGACGGGGTCGCTTCCCCCCAGCACGACCCCCGTGGGcacccagcccggccccagcaggCAGGGGATGCTCTGGGCACCCCCTGCCCAGGTGGCACATGGTGACAGAGCTACACTACAGGGACAGAGCAGCCCCAGAGCAAAGCAGAGCCCGAAAAAGCAGCGATTCAGAGCCCCATCTGACAGCGACCCTAAAAGCAGGACGTGCCTGCTGCACACAGGGAGCTGGGCAcggacttgctgcagctgagctccCGTGCAGGACGGCTCACGGTGACACAGCCCCTGCTTGCCCGTCTGCCCCACGTCTGTCCTGGGAAGCAAAAACCTCCTCAGGTTTTGCCCCAGCAACAGCCGCCGGGCAGCTCCCACCGCAGCCCTGGCGGCCCCTAATCCCCTCTGCGGGAGCTGCACGGAATCGAGGTTAATGCCGCTGCGtcacagccagccctgctgccaccgAGCCCCCCTCGCTGTTGACAAACCAAACCTGCACGTGCCggggcagctcctgcctttCATCGCACGGGAGGGAAGCCCCCGGTGCCCCCGAGTCCCCCAGGACTGCCTGCGATGGTGCCGTGTCCTCCCGTCACCCCTTCGAGCACCcctgcccccccaaaaaaaacaggcagcacctcctgcttggggcaggaggcagcacccaagggtgccccaACACCCCGGCTGCACCCCGCGCAACACAAGCAGCCTGGCAAAaatcagctctgcagcccccagggaagaaggggaagaggaaaacaagtgCTGAGCAGGCTGCTAAGTAGCCAAAAAGCTCCCGAAGCAACCCAacagagccccccagccccctccccaaagcaAGGGGGTACCGAGGCGCACCCATACCCGAGCCTCCCCTCCTGACCAAAGCCACCGGGTACGGGGAAGCCAACTGGATGCACCCCACCACCTCCACgtccccccgagccccccaggCACCTTCTGCCTCAGCAGCTTGCTGCGCACCCGGCCCCAGAGGCGGGCGCCCGTGGTGGAGGGCCGCTTGCCCTCGGGTTCCTCCGGGCCAGGCTCCAGGCGCTCGCCCCCAGGAGCGGGGCTGCCGTCGGGTTGCACCAACACATCCGTCATCATCGCCACCGCTTCGGCTCCCGGGATGCCAAAAGAGAGGCTGGGGGGCCCCAGGGTGGCCACGGGGGGGCTGGTTAGCAGAGCACCGGCATCCCCACTGATGTTTGGGCACGGAGGTCAGCGGTGGCCGGGGGCAGCCCGGCTCGGGCGGCGGGCAGGCGAGCAGGCTGGGTTCATCTTCCACCAGGGTGTGTGAGCCAGGCTGGCGAGAGGCAGCTCGGCTCGGCAGCCCCAAAGCCTCCCTCCCACTGCGAGGAAGTGACTCAAAGCAGCCCCCCCGGCGTCCCCCACGCGTTAACTCCCGCCCTGCCGCCCGCTGAGCCGCTCAGGAGGGCTGCGCAACCCCACAGATGAGGCCAGGGAAGCACCGCCGGAGCATCCCCGTGCCACCCcgcagcagccaggctgggcacAGCAAGGGGGTGGCGCTTTTGGGGTGTCCCGATGAGGTCTGGGGAGCAGGAACCCCCCTACACCTCACCAGCTTGCTCGGATCCTCATCGCCTCCGCTGCTggtggggtgaggtggggaCAGCGTGGGGCAGAGGGAGGTGGGGGTGCCCTGGGGCATCACCACGGCTCCTCCTGACACACACGGACAGGGCAAGGAGCCAAAAATCGGAATTACACAGCACCCTGCCTCCAtggggctcagcaccaggcaggaTCCAACACCCAGGGCTGCATGGGGGCACCCTGGGGGTCCCTGCAGGTCCAGAACAGCCCCGACACCAcaaatctcccccttttttttggagCTTTTGCCAATCCTGCGCAAAGGGGGACTGGCCAGGGAGCAATTCCCTGCAGGGATGGCAGGCACCGTGCCCATGACAACACAGCCTCCGCTTCCACAGCCGCAtctcctccctcctgcaccAAAACGGGGGCTGCACGGCCAGGgggggctgctctgccctgccccatCACCCCCTGGCTCCGAGACCCCCTCCCCATACACCCGCTGCCAgtccccctgcccagcccagggCACCAGCCttggggccagccctgccccaaGCAACGGGGCCAGGTGACAGCAggacagccccacagccccgctCCTAACGTCAGGAACACCACCCCGTCCTCGGGGTGAGCAGCCCCGGCGgcctcctctctctcctctccctttctccttcccagaCTTTCGCACGGCAGAGCCAAGCTGTGCTGTCCCTGCCCCGACCCCCGGTCTCCCAGCGTGACTCATGTTTGTTGACACGGGTTATTTCCAAGCACACAGCTGGGCTGAGCCCCacggggtgctgagccccttccccagccccctgcttACTGCGTGGCCTCGTGCCACCCCTGCCCCACGCCGGGGAGGGCAGCAGATGGGCAATTTCGGGTACAACCAAGCCCAGCTGAGCCCCAGCCCCCATCCTGCACCCAACGTGCTGCCACCCCACATCGGCACCTCCTTCCCAGCAGCGTTTCcgtgctccttcctcctccccagggACCTGCCCTCAGCTACTTTCCCATGGAGCAGGCAGCCGGGTGCTTTGAAGTGTCCTCAGGCAGGGGGGGGACATGTCCCAGGCATCCCATCACGGGGGGGGGAAGCAGCCAGAGCAGGGGTCCCGCCAGGAAAGCGGGTGGGCATCGCTCTCCTGAAGCATCCCCGCTGCCCCCTGGCCAAGGGGGGTGCCGTGGGGCACAGGGTCTGGGGGCTGCCGTCCCCCTCCTACCAACCCTGCTCACCTGGAGCATctcggggcagccccagcctccatcCCCCTGCCTGGCAACGGCCAATCAGAGGTGGCCGGGCCGTTGCCCTGGCAACCCCCCGTTGCCATAGCAGCAGCGGATGGAGGCGccggggatggggatggtggCAGAGGGGACAGTGGCAGCCGGTGGGGAGATGTGGGGCTGGATGCTCAGAGCCCTCGGCAGGTGGACACCAGGCTCGTggaccccccacccccctcggCCACAGCAacccctccccgcagcccatGGGGTGAGCTGATCCCAAGGAATGGGGCTGGGTGCATGCCTGGGGGGTGGCTGTCACCTTTGCCACCTCCCCAGGATCCCCTCTCATTTTGTCCCACCTCTGCTGAGGCCATCACACCCCAGGATCATCGTTCGTATCTGATGCTCATCCTCCTCGCTGCCTTCAGCCCCGAGCCCAGACCCCTGTGCTCAGCTCCTGGTGTCTCCCGGCCCCGCATCCCGGCAGGCTGGCCCCAAGAGGTCCTGGGTTAGGTGAGAAGGTGCCCCAAAGCCCCAGCACGTACCTGGATCTGCCCCTTGCCCATGATCTTGTCCACGATTTCATTGTTGTCCTTGTTGAGCTTGGTCTTGTCGTAGCATTTCTCATAGCAGAGGATGCGCAGGGACTGGGAGCCTTCCAGCTCGATCTCGAACTCCTGGGAGCAGACGGAGGGTGGCTCAGCCCCAGAACCCAAAACATCTCCAAAATCAGGGCTGGAAGGTGGGCACGATCCCTTCCTTCCCCGCATCCTCCAGCCTCCTCTCACCTCGTTCCACTGCGGCTCCGTTGTGTCCCGGAAAACCCTGGTCTTGGCTTTGCTGACGAAGTAGCCGAAGGAGTCCACCTCCAGCGTGCAGTAGAGGTCTGGGGGAGGAGACACCTCTGAGCACCCCCGTAACACGTCCCCATCGAGCTCCCGGGACCCCTGGGGGCTCACGGGGCCCTGTGCTGGGCCCAGCTCTCGCCCCAGCCTCTCCGAGCAAGGGCGGGCGCTGCACTTACTGGCCGACTGCTTGAAGCCCTTGGCGGAGTGGACGATGACGTGCAGGAACCCGTAGAGCCCGGGGGACTCATCATCTGCGAGGCAAGGAGCAGAGGGGTCATTAAGGCTCTGGTTTTGACCCCCAACAGCCCCCGGAGGTAGGATCTACCATAACGAGCCCCAGCACGGCCCCCGGGTGCCTGCAGTGACACCCCCTTGTCCCCAACCCCTTGGAGGGCTCCTCCTGAAGGTCTGCAGAAGGACAAGCATCGCCTGCTGCCCATCAGTCCTGCCAGACATCCCGAGCTCCCTGATGCTTGGGGTTGCTGGTTGTAATGGGGtcaccctgctcctgcccagcctgCAGGGACGTCGCCgggaccccaaaaccagccCCGTGTCACGGCTGGGAGCGTGAGCATGGGAACCCAGCTCTGCTCCGGCAGTGCCACCTGCTGGGGACACATCCCCCTGCACAGCCAGGGACCCCACTCAAGGCGAGGAACCCCGCACACCCTTCCCCACGTCACCCCCATACCAATTGGGGCCAGCAGCCCGGCAGACACTCACCGTCCTTATTGCTGGTGACTGGGATGTT
It includes:
- the ABR gene encoding active breakpoint cluster region-related protein isoform X4 — protein: MMTDVLVQPDGSPAPGGERLEPGPEEPEGKRPSTTGARLWGRVRSKLLRQKLDPQAVQTKNWHMDVIEMNGIKVEFSMKFTSRDMSLKRTPSKKQTGVFGVKISVVTKRERSKVPYIVRQCIEEVEKRGIEEVGIYRISGVATDIQALKAVFDANNKDILVMLSDMDINAIAGTLKLYFRELPEPLLTDRLYPAFMEGIALSDPAAKENCMMHLLRSLPDPNLITFLFLLEHLKRVAEKEPINKMSLHNLATVFGPTLLRPSEGESKGHLTLASDIWSHDVMAQVQVLLYYLQHPPISFTELKRNTLYFSTDV